A window of the Cygnus atratus isolate AKBS03 ecotype Queensland, Australia chromosome 4, CAtr_DNAZoo_HiC_assembly, whole genome shotgun sequence genome harbors these coding sequences:
- the ADISSP gene encoding UPF0687 protein C20orf27 homolog isoform X8: MAAANKGSKAKAGGVRFAPSQPAEGAPGHVHFEEKLRDSAVMVTQEKDGHFLVKVGFLKILHKYEITFLLPPSQRLGKDVCAVPLPNLNLRVLSVTSVPEGYSVKCEYTAHKEGVLKEEMLLASETGDGACLKVVVQARVMDRHHGTPMLLDGVRCIGAELEYDSEQSDWHGFD; this comes from the exons ATGGCTGCGGCCAACAAGG GCAGCAAGGCGAAGGCGGGCGGCGTGCGCTTCGCCCCCAGCCAGCCCGCGGAGGGGGCCCCCGGCCACGTCCACTTCGAGGAGAAGCTCCGCGACTCGGCGGTGATGGTGACGCAGGAGAAGGACGGACACTTCCTCGTCAAG GTGGGCTTCCTGAAGATCCTGCACAAGTACGAGATCACCTTCCTGCTGCCCCCGTCGCAGCGCCTGGGGAAGGACGTCTGCGCCGTGCCCCTCCCCAACCTCAACCTCAGGGTCCTCAGCGTCACCTCGGTGCCTGAAG GCTACAGCGTCAAGTGCGAGTACACGGCGCACAAGGAGGGTGTCCTGAAGGAGGAGATGCTCCTCGCCAGCGAGACCGGGGACGGCGCCTGCCTCAAGGTCGTGGTCCAAGCCCGCGTGATGG ACCGGCACCACGGCACGCCGATGCTCCTGGACGGGGTGCGCTGCATCGGAGCGGAGCTGGAGTACGACTCGGAGCAGAGCGACTGGCACGGCTTCGACTAG